Within the Medicago truncatula cultivar Jemalong A17 chromosome 4, MtrunA17r5.0-ANR, whole genome shotgun sequence genome, the region TTTAGCATGAGAACCCTTTTAAAAGAAAGTAAAGAGCCAAGGGAGGAGCTACAGAAACTGGATTTTGGGTCGGATAAGACAAACTTCTTCACAGACAAACTTCTCCACAGAAATCTGAAACTAAATTTGTAAAAACAGCAAATACAATTAAGGGAACCATGTACATGTGACCATTACGTATTTAAATAAACATTGTCATAAAactaaccataaaaaaaaaaaatcaaaaaacagAAATTTTAAAATCGAAACATTTGAAAACCCACACAATCAACATCCCAATCTATGGTGTACATCCTATACTTCAAACGAAGGCGGTTGATAGTTCTGTAAAATTATGTGGATGGGTTACGGCTCAAAGGTCCtacaaaaaaaagaagcaaaacacCATGTTAGAAATATTAACGGAAAAACATGTTGTACAAAAGAAACGAAAATAGGGAAGGCATCCTAATGATGACAGATGTTATATACCTGTGAGGCAATGGTAGGAGAGCAATGCACCGAGAGGACGATCAGCCATGCTTGAAATAGGGAGGTGAAGTTTTGATTTTCTTAaaacaatttcataatttttaaattattcacgtcataaaaaattaaacatgaaaaTCTAGTAACTAAAAACTCCATAAATAATCAACCACAAaagttttaacaaaatatttgaaaaaaattttagcacaaaatttattaataatgttttaatatatagtacaattaaaataaatatattacaatagaaaaaaaaattagaacaatgttggtaaagaaaagaaaagaattctcgtaaaaaaaatagaagagaagagTATGTagttctcctaaaaaaaaaagaagaaaaggatgacATTGTAATGTTACAAAAAAGAGGATAATGTGCAATAtgttaaaaacatttaaatttttaataaggatgattttatcatttaaaaataaatacgaAGATAATTATTAATTGAGCGTGCGTATAATGAAATTTACAAAtgatatttataaacaaattagttTATGACTCATCATTGTAATAGATGGATTAATTTATTCTCaatttaaaaatgttataaataatttaattattattctttgttgatttataagaaaattgtGAGAGATCAAATTGATCGTTTTGCTAAAAAAGTTGAAGCCAAtagaacatttttatttatggaacaaaaaaatgaaattgtggTGTTGAAAATTTGGCATTTGATGTGAGCCACAAGCATGAAACTCCTCCGTGGCTGGCTACCTCTCAAGACAATAGAACATCAATACCATCATGCCTTTGTCTTTCCTTCTGTGAATGTTATTTCATGCTATGCTATGTTATGTTATGGCAGTAACCacacttcaaaaaaacaaccttAATAAACTCTTCctcaaaaatcatcatcaaaatgACCATAATCACTCTCAAACCACATAATAGTAAATCATCATGTTTCTTTACTCAACCTCAAACTCAGAATCAAATAACAAATTCACACAACCCTTTTATCAAAACCACTTTTCAACGTTTTCACTTCCACTTCACACCTTCCAAACTCATCCACAGAACCAAACAAAGAACAGTAGTTTCATGTAGTAATACTCAACAAGATATCAAAGAAACCCATAATAAACTGTCCAAGACCAAAATCAATGCTCTCTCCGACCTCGACGATGATGTTGAACTTGAACAACACTTGTCTGGCAATTGGCCATCATGGAAGAATCTTCCCCTTAGATACAAACTCATTGGAACTACTTCACTTGCCTTTGTTATCTGTAACATGGACAAGGTTCTTTCTTAGTTACTTTAATcttctttttcattattattgcAAACCCataattcaaaattgattttttcttaCAATGAGTTTGAATGGCAGTGTTAGAATTTTCTTGTGTTTAATTGGGCACAGGTGAATTTGAGTATTGCAATAATTCCAATGTCACATCAATTTGGATGGAACTCATCAACAGCAGGGTTGGTTCAGTCTTCATTCTTTTGGGGTTATGCATTGAGTCAATTGCCTGGTGGTTGGCTAGCCAAGATTTTTGGTGGCAGGTTAGTTACCACAAGCAATACATGCTTCTTGtacaaatgttagtatgttaattgttatgatgGTATTTTCTCAACCATTTGTATGATAGTATGTTAAATGGTGTGACACAAGTGGTAGATAGTTGAGTCCCTCAACCATTTGGTCCAGAGTTCGATCTCTTACTGATGTTTATGGAAAAACTTATGTTGGGAGAGGTCTATCCTTAAATGGATCTTATTTACCTTAAGGGATTAGTTTCCATAGTGTGCACGGACCTTGGTTTACCCTCAAAAAAGTTAAGGCCATGGTGTTTGGACTTGATTTTCTGTTTGGGTACTCAGCTTACTTAAGTGTGTATAGCGTAAGGACTtgtcatataagtgcttatgtataagctatttctataacaaaagataaaatgaagtcaaactattttcaaattCTATCATGgagagcttatgcaaataagctgaaaacaatttATGGAAATGTCACAAGTAGTTTCCATAAGCTTTCCATAACAgtttcacaagtgcttatgtcagtagataagctcaaataaaccAATTTGTACAAACTCTTGAGGGATTTGAATGTAGCTTATTGAAGTATTGTTTGTTCTCTTtaccaaaattaaaatgaaaactaCTTGGAAGTATGGTGGAGTGGAATTTAAGAAAAGAAAGCTCAACTGAGCTGACATAGAATTGGTAAAAGAATATTGCATTTATTTCTGTTCTACGTTTTATTTACATTCTAGAAGGAACAGAGCTATTGAAACCGAATTTTGCATATATTCATTGTGCAAGATAAGTCTTTTCTATTTTGATGCACCTCTCTGATTATTTTCATATCCAAAAGTCTCCTTTTTATAATGAATATGATGCATACATGTTAATTGTAAAAAGGTGGGAAGATCATTGAGTTTTGTTCCTGAATGAAAACTTGGGTATCTGTCGTCAATAAATGATTCAGgatatatgtttttctttagaGAGGATTAGTAAAAGAATCATGTTAGGATCGAGGAGAGGGTCATTTAGTAAGTTAACTTGTTACGAATTTTCTACTTAGGAATGTAGGGAAgttccatatttcttccttcctaaAGTTCAAGTTAAAATTTGCACCAATTATATACTTTTCTCCATGCTGCACCAAGGTTTTATAAAATTCGATATCATTTTGATAAGTAGAAGtaagaaaagttataaattcCGACTAGCATCATTGCATCAATTTCTGTTTATGCTTTGAGGAGTAAATAGTGGTAAATGATTTGAGATTTTGGGTATCGTCCATTAGTCAATGAGTCAATGTTTGGACCAACTTTTGAAAGAACTAAATATTTGAAATGCTTAGCAACAAATATCTCACCATGCAATCTCTTTTGTAATGTGTTTATTTGACTTAGGATGGACATGTCTCTTTCTGAATATCAATCCTGATTTCCATGAAATGGAGGCCAAACTAGAATTGCCATTCTTGTATACTAAACATACTCTTCATGACATGTTTTCAAGTAACGTCAAGCCGTTATTGTCGAgtaccttttattttttaaaacctgtCATCGTTGTTCTTTAATAATACCTTCGATCAATGCACTTTTTGTCCATTTAATAATTTCTGATCGAATTATAACAAACATGTCGAAACGCCCTTTTTTGTTGACAATTATCTCATTCTTTTTCAGGAATGTTCTTGTGGTTGGAGTACTGATATGGTCAGTGGCTACAGCTCTTGTTCCTTTTCTTGCTGGATATATGCCCGGCTTAATATTGACAAGGATTTTGGTCAGTAGTTCCACTTTAACTTCTCATCTTTAATGTATTCATTTTTCTTACTTTGCAGATCTAATATCTGCTTATGTAGTCAATATATTCTGTCATGTTAAAATTTCACATGGTCTTGACATGTAAATTTTTTGCAAGGTCAGGTGAAattgtaattttcaatttatgCGTATGAATCCCTGATTGATCTCAAAGAATGTCATGTTTTTATCGCATTTATCTTTCCACAAGATGTTCTACTTTTATTTACTACTGTTAGCTCTATTCAGGCTTTCTTTATGTGCACTTATTTCTATTTAACATAAACCTTGGTTGCATTTGATATACTTTTCAGCACTATTATATTAAACACTCACCTTCCATTTCATATCTAGGTTGGGATAGGTGAAGGTGTTTCACCATCTGCCGCTACTGATCTCATTGCCAGGCATGTAAACATCCAAATACATTTTTGGTTCAATATGATCTGTTAATTTGTATTATTCTTTTACAATTTGATTGTTTtacttatctttttacttttctAGTCAGTGTGTTGATTTTAGATTATTCTACTTTTAAcaattataatttgaaacacTTGGTTTCTCACCTAAATGCTAAATGTGTTGGTGGAAAATCTaacttgaagataaaaaaaataaaataaaaataacgatGCAGAACAATAGGAAGAATTTTTTGAAGCTGGACAAATATGTTTTTACCATTTCACACTATCCATCTATCTATCCAAATATGTTTACAACCAGATGTTCCGCTGCGGACTCGAGGATTAGTCCCATAGCAGGTCCAACTGGTTTAAGCCCCACTACCTTGGGGTGCCTATTGAGGGTCAAAGACCCTAATTACGGTGGGttagcaacaaaaaaagaagaatatgtTTACAACAGAAACAGAATTACACACATTATAGAGAATGCAGAATTCACACATAAACTAAAGAAATAGATAGTCTACTGTTATAAGTCAATTCCTATCCAAGAAATTCGACAATTCCTTTCCGAGAAATTCGAGAATCTTGGTCTCTCGCTTACAAGAATTAGAAAGCTTGGTCTCCCCTCCCATAACCACTTTCCCCTTTCCTTTCTGtttattcctaaaaataaatattatgactGACACGTAAGAAATACATAACTGTCATAATAAGAAATCTAACTCTATCTCCCTCCCAAAATGGATAAGGATATCTTGCTCTAGGAATCTAGGGTTAGTTCCTAGGTGAGCACGCTGCTTTCTCCTTACCGAGGCTGTTTTTAATCAAAATGAAGTCGTTACGCAAACAGTGATTATGAGCGgagaaaattaatgttttggtAAAATCCAACTTCTATGTAAAATTGTTGGTTTCTTCCTCAGCCAACTAATTATTGAGACAAGTTAAACTTAAGTTTGTACATTTATGTTTATATTCAGTTCTAAATCATGGTTCTTCAATTCAAACTGTAAGCTAAAGAGTCATTTTGACAAGTATCATATGTTTGTTCTGCCAAATACAATATTACCCTTTTTATTGATAAGGTTCATCACCATGTGCAGGTCAATACCATTGGAAGAGCGCTCACGGGCAGTAGCATTTGTATTTGGTGGCTTGAGTGTTGGAAGTGTTTTGGGGTATGCAATGTCTAGCATGTAGTAGAATCATATAGgattgtaatttgtttttttattatccaACCTCAACTTTAACACTGTAATATTTGTCAGGCTTCTTTTCGCTCCTCCCCTCATCCAAAGTATTGGTTGGGAATCggtattttatatatttggtcTTTTGGGTATTGCTTGGTAAGTAGAAATGACTAATATCCCATGTCTACTATTTCTGATAGTGAAGTTTCTCAACAGAAAGCATCTTGTGGTGCAAATCTCGTAATTTGACTATGACTTTTGGTATTGCCATGAACTTTGAAGGTTTATAGGGTTTCAATTTCTCGAAGAAGGTGAAACACGGTTAGCTGCAGAATCTTTTTCACGTAAGCACTTaattaatctattttatttttttacgttTTATTAGTTTGAGCAAGAAGAAATAATgattattatttaatgaatggTAATGAATAATGCCTTTCTATTTGGAATTTGTTTTTCAATCTTTTTGGCTTCATGCGGTGCTGGAGTGCAAATTTAGCGAGATGATGTTTACTCTATAATCCTATTTGTTGGAAGCATTTTTTTCTTCGATTGAAAATCCCTGGGCTATACTACCCATCTTCTTAATCTAGCCTGGTCTGAGTGGTCTCTGTAGAGGTGTCACTTTTAACCATTGCAATAAAACGATCGTCACTCACCATCTTGTAGCCTCGTAACTCTGACACCTCTTGTTTGATGCTTACCATTACCATAATAACCTTTTAATAGATTGTCATTGTTACCTCTGCACTTGATGTGACTCACCTACATAATTACTTTTAACATATAGGATTGATCTGCACTTTTGTTTGGCAATTGTTAAATTGTAAATGAAGTTAGTGACAATGACTACGCCGTTCTTTATATGTTATGTTTTAAATGCTGCCTGCATGTTTATAAATTAGTTGCCTTTATGTTCAGTTCTaagcttttgttcttttgtttacTTACTATGAGGATTGTGGTTTAATTGGTTGTTTCTCACTGTCAACTTTGGTTGTCCACAGCAGCCCAGGGCAACATGACACAATCATGGCAAACTTCTCTAAAAGAAATGAATAGCTCTTTGAAGGTACGGGTAAAAATTTTATGACAGTTTTGGCATGATGTTACCCTAATATCTCATTTTTTTAGCTTAAAAAATAGCAGGAATCTTTTTTGCATTTTGTGTGTGTCTGTGTAAAGAGATATACTCGTTAGATCCTTTTTCTGAGTGAATACATACAAAATATGCGATAGAtctttgttttatgttttttcttaaaatgtAGGATGTACCATGGAAGGCATTTTTCCAAAGTCGCGCTGTATGGGCAATGATTTATGCTCATTTTTGTGGTAGCTGGGGTCACTATACCTGTCTCTCATGGCTTCCCACATATTTTAGGTAACCCATGAGCATTTAATTTACTTTACCTCTTTCTACTTTGgctatatttcattttagcccGATTAATAGGTAGTTGCTTAAAACTTTTTGCACCGAtaatttgattttcttaaaaaaaaaaccattttaatatttacttgttgatgtaatatttttcaGGCACgaaatttaattatcatattATTGGTATGATTTAAAGAAGTGGGATTCAacttttctttactttttatatGTACATAAGCTGGAATTAAATTTACAGTATTGCAATTTAGAATTTTTCACTCTTCAGtaaatttcaatatgaaatttGTCTGACTTGGGTGTTGAGTCATTTTCCTTATGGAATACAATATTTGTATCTTTGACTGCTCCTTTTGTGTCATATCCTCCATGACTAATATTGATAaactttgaaattgaaatgttaaGATAATTTATAAGTTAGGTTTGGTCATTAGATATTGTGAATCAAGAATGGTAGATTCCAAGGGTGTCCGTGGTGCGGTTTGGATTAGTTTTTAGGTAAAAAGTCatccgatccaaaataaaaatcacatgcggttcggtttggtttggatgattATTATAAAAGAATCTGATCCGATCTGATCCAAATATATGCGGTTTgatttggatcggtttttggaCATCCAAAATgcaacatgtatttttttttttaattaatattattatactaGATTCTATAGTTTTCTCACTTGAGGCTCCCGCTTTGTTCTGGAATTTCCAAAGTTAATAAGTTATTTACATTTTCTCATGCATTGTTAGGATGAACAGCTgaagaattttttaatatgaaagaAGTTAAGAATTTTCTTTTAGTCACATGTCTGAACCTTGGAAAACTTCTATCATTACTTTGCAGATATTGCACCGATGTTTAATGATGACCACTGACAGCCATTGCCATTTGGTCATACATTGAGCTTAGTTAGTTATGTATGAAAAATTACATCAACAGATTAAACAATTTTGTTGCTTACATGATAAGCAGTAtatcttttaaaatttgtaCAGAAAGTTTTGACCCAATCAAGAATCTAATTTTTCCATCCATATGATGTGTAGTCAGGAGCTGGACCTAAATCTGACAGAAGCTGCATGGGTAAGACTAATAGCTATTTTTCTTTGTCGTTTTAGCCAACTCTGTCTCTTCATGCCTTGGGACTGAAAATGAACCGTTTTCAATATTTGTTTGACTTAGACAGAAAGTATGTGCAATAAGCCATCTGTTTAGTAGTTTGTTGTAAATAAGTGGCGCTAAATGTCCTTGTGTGAAGGATAAGACATACCAATTTATATGAAATTGTCATGTGGTAGTTATCTCATATTGATAACACTAGGAGGGATGTGGTGGATTGTTATTTTAGGGTCACGAGTAATAGCAAACAAACATTCATCATCACTCACTAGTAATTTCCTTACTAGACAGGGCATATCATGCTGATCGGCTTAGTTTTTAGTATTGGTTAATTAGATCTTGAGCAAAATGACATGCTTTGCATATAATTTTGCTGCAAGTTGCTTAATGCTGCAGTGGACCTCAAAATTTGCATATCATCTCTGATGAAATTAAGCATTTACAAtgtagattattatttttttataaaataaatgaatagtgTTATAGACCATTATGgcataatttgatccatgtagccgacctcGCTTAGCCTTAAGGCTtggttgctgctgctgctgttgttgaatAGTGTTATAGACAAGCTGTTGAGGCCTCCAGTTCCCAGTTCAACCTGTTTGACCTTTTGAAGACTAGTGATGATATGAAAATTTAAAGTAGATGTAAAATAACTAAATTAGTTACAAGATAATTATGTATGTGAAAcatattaaaagtttaaaatagatGTAATATTATTAGAACAGAAAATTATGTATGTGTAACATATTACACTGTTTAGTcgttttttaaaacattgtttaaTGGTACTCTTTTTGGAGGAAACAGGACTAAGGTCACATACATGCTAAGAATTGTGAGTTCTAAATCATTTCAGGTGTCTATTCTTCCACCCCTGGCTTCAATATTTGTGACTAGTATTGCATCACAATTAGCTGACAGCTTGATTTCAAAAGGAGTTGAAACCACTACGGTATGAGAGGCATCAAAACAGCATTAAatcaattatttgttgtt harbors:
- the LOC11445491 gene encoding probable anion transporter 6, chloroplastic isoform X1 — its product is MTIITLKPHNSKSSCFFTQPQTQNQITNSHNPFIKTTFQRFHFHFTPSKLIHRTKQRTVVSCSNTQQDIKETHNKLSKTKINALSDLDDDVELEQHLSGNWPSWKNLPLRYKLIGTTSLAFVICNMDKVNLSIAIIPMSHQFGWNSSTAGLVQSSFFWGYALSQLPGGWLAKIFGGRNVLVVGVLIWSVATALVPFLAGYMPGLILTRILVGIGEGVSPSAATDLIARSIPLEERSRAVAFVFGGLSVGSVLGLLFAPPLIQSIGWESVFYIFGLLGIAWFIGFQFLEEGETRLAAESFSPAQGNMTQSWQTSLKEMNSSLKDVPWKAFFQSRAVWAMIYAHFCGSWGHYTCLSWLPTYFSQELDLNLTEAAWVSILPPLASIFVTSIASQLADSLISKGVETTTVRKICQSIAFLSPALCMTLASLDLGLPPWEMVGLLTGGLALSSFALSGLYCTHQDISPEYASILLGITNTVGAVPGIVGVALTGYLLDMTHSWSISLYAPSIFFYLSGTAVWLVFASSKPQSFSEEN
- the LOC11445491 gene encoding probable anion transporter 6, chloroplastic isoform X2, which encodes MTIITLKPHNSKSSCFFTQPQTQNQITNSHNPFIKTTFQRFHFHFTPSKLIHRTKQRTVVSCSNTQQDIKETHNKLSKTKINALSDLDDDVELEQHLSGNWPSWKNLPLRYKLIGTTSLAFVICNMDKVNLSIAIIPMSHQFGWNSSTAGLVQSSFFWGYALSQLPGGWLAKIFGGRNVLVVGVLIWSVATALVPFLAGYMPGLILTRILVGIGEGVSPSAATDLIARSIPLEERSRAVAFVFGGLSVGSVLGLLFAPPLIQSIGWESVFYIFGLLGIAWFIGFQFLEEGETRLAAESFSPQGNMTQSWQTSLKEMNSSLKDVPWKAFFQSRAVWAMIYAHFCGSWGHYTCLSWLPTYFSQELDLNLTEAAWVSILPPLASIFVTSIASQLADSLISKGVETTTVRKICQSIAFLSPALCMTLASLDLGLPPWEMVGLLTGGLALSSFALSGLYCTHQDISPEYASILLGITNTVGAVPGIVGVALTGYLLDMTHSWSISLYAPSIFFYLSGTAVWLVFASSKPQSFSEEN